The Rubeoparvulum massiliense genomic interval GTACAATCCTATCAAAGAATAGGATAAAGCGATGACGGAATATAGTAGCTAGCACTCTTTTGGATAGAGAGCCAGTGGTTGGTGGAAACTGGTCAGAAGAACTAGTGAATCCTTTCCTGAGCGGTGTTTGGAACACTTGGTTTAGTACAGACACACGGATTCTTCCGTTAAGAAGATGAAAGAGGCTTAGTATTCCTAAGAACTGTCTATGGACTAAGCAATCTGGGTGGCAACGCGGGTTATAACTCGTCCCTACTAAATAGGGACGAGTTTTTTATTATGATGAAAAGGAGGAGCCAACATGTTAGATGTAAAACGATTACGTCGTGATTTTACTGAGATTAGAAAACGTTTGGTCAATCGAGGTGAGGATTTAAGCGCCCTGGATCAATTTACGGAAAAAGATGAGGTATGGCGGAAGCTCGTACAAGAAGTTGAACAGCTAAAAAGCAAACGCAATCAAGTCTCGGAAGAGGTTTCTCGTCGCAAACGGAACCAAGAGGACGCCACAGCATTGATTGAAGAAATGCGTGAAGTAGGGGACCAAATCAAGGAATATGATGAGCAGATTCGTCAACTGGATGAAGAGATTGAATTGATTCTCCTATCCATCCCTAATATCCCTCATGAATCGGTACCCAATGGAGCATCAGAGGATGATAATATTCCTGTACGTTTTTGGGGAGAAAAGCCTACCTTTAACTTTGAACCAAAACCCCATTGGGAAATTGCGGATCAATTAGATATTCTAGATTTTGAAGCAGCTGGTAAGGTGACAGGTAGCCGATTCGTTTTTTATAAAGGCTTGGGTGCAAGATTGGAGCGAGCTTGTATTAACTTTATGCTTGACCTACACACGGAGAACCATGGTTACAAAGAGATGCTACCTCCTTACATGGTAAATCGTCAAAGTATGACTGGAACAGGCCAATTGCCCAAATTTGAAGAGGATGCATTTAAGGTAGCAGATACAGATTATTTCTTAATCCCAACTGCAGAAGTCCCCGTTACCAATTACCATCGGGATGAGATTCTAAGCAATGATCAGTTGCCCATAAAATATGCTGCCTTCAGCGGTTGCTTCCGTTCAGAAGCAGGTTCAGCCGGCCGTGATACACGTGGGCTCATTCGTCAGCATCAGTTTAATAAAGTGGAACTTGTTAAATTTGTGCGACCTGAAGATTCCTATGATGAGTTAGAAAAATTGGTTAATGATGCTGAACGTGTACTTCAGTTATTGGGTCTACCATATCGTGTGATGAGTATGTGTACAGCTGATTTAGGATTTACAGCTGCGAAGAAATATGATCTAGAGGTATGGCTACCAAGCTATAATACCTATCGTGAGATTTCTAGCTGTAGTAATTTCGAGGACTTCCAAGCTCGGCGCGCCGGAATTCGTTTTCGTCGAGCACCCAAGGATAAGCCAGAATTTGTGCATACAATCAATGGCTCTGGTCTTGCTATTGGCCGTACAGTGGCAGCAATTATTGAGAACTATCAGCAAGAGGATGGCTCAATTCTCATTCCAGAAGTGCTACGTCCCTATATGGGTGGCAAAGACCAAATCAAATAGTTAGGTAAGAAACTGAAAGGGAAAACCAGCGGGCTCATGTTTCCCGTCGGTTTTCCTCTTCGTTTTTCTCTTAATAGGAGAGGATTATCACGATCATCACATCAAAATAGTGATAAGAAAGGGGATTCGCAAATGACTAGAGGAATACAATCTCGTAGCTTTTTGACCCTTCAGGACTTTACGCCAAGTGAAATTACCTTACTATTAACAACTGCCAAGCAATTCAAACAAATGAAGATGCTCGGTATTCCTCATCGTCAGTTAGAGGGTAAGAATATTGCATTAATCTTCGAAAAGCCTTCCACACGTACCAGAACAGCCTTTACTGTTGCATGTGTGGATTTAGGGGCTCATCCTGAATATCTAGGCAAGGATGATATTCAATTTGGTAAAAAAGAATCTGTGGAGGATACTGCTAAGGTATTGGGTAGGATGTTTGATGGAATTCAATTTCGTGGTTTTTCCCACGAAACCGTGGAGCTGTTAGCAGAGCATGCTGGTGTGCCTGTCTGGAATGGCTTAACGGATCGGTGTCATCCTACTCAGGTGCTTGCAGATTTTCTTACCATCGAAGAGCAGCTTGGTAAATTAAAAGGGGTAAAGCTGGTTTATGTTGGAGATGGACGCAACAATGTGGCGAACAGCTTGCTTATTGGTTCTGCAAAAATGGGTCTTCATTTTACCATCGCCTCACCGTCATCCTTATTCCCAGAGCAAGCGTTAGTTGAATATGCTCAGGAAGTGGCAAGAGAGAATCAAGGAAGCATCATCATTACAGATGATGTAAAGAAAGCAGTGCATGGAGCGGACGCTATCTATACAGATGTATGGGTTTCCATGGGTGAAGAAGACCTTTTTGCCGAGAGAATACAGCTTCTCCAGCCATATCAGGTGAATGGTGAATTGATGGAAGCCACAGCGAATCCCTATACGATTTTTCTCCATTGTCTTCCTGCATTTCATGACTTAAATACAGATGTGGGGAAAAAAATCTTTGACCAATTTGGCTTAACAGAAATGGAAGTGACCGATGAAGTATTTCGGAGTAAGCATTCTGTTGTTTTTGATGAAGCAGAAAACCGTATGCATACAATCAAGGCAGTGATGGCATTAACGCTCGGACGTTAAAGGGTTTTTTACCCTTTAACATCCTCCTAAGCCAATACTGGCAGTGTTGAAAAATAGGGCATAATCGGTTACAATCATGTAGGTACACGAGCATATGTCCCAGTAGCTCAGCAGGATAGAGCAACAGTTTCCTAAACTGTGGGTCGGAGGTTCGAATCCTCTCTGGGACGCCATTATGGATTATGACGGTTTCTATTCTTGGAGGTGTATCGAATCATTCCGTATACTGATGAGCAATGGATGCGTCTAGCCATTCAAGAAGCAATGAAAGCAGAAGAGCTTGGAGAAGTACCGATCGGTGCGATCCTTGTCAAGGATCAGCAGGTAATTGGGCGTGGATATAATCGTCGAGAGATCGACAAGGATGCTTTGGCCCATGCAGAAATCATGGCCATTTCCGATGCAAGTCGTACATTAGGAGGCTGGCGGCTACCAGATACCACCCTTTATGTTACCCTTGAACCATGTCCGATGTGTGCAGGAGCAATATTGCAGGCGCGCATTCCTCGTGTTGTTTATGGAACTGGAGACCCCAAGGCAGGGTGCGCAGGTACGCTTTACAACTTGTTACAAGATGAGCGCTTTAATCATCAGGTTCAAGTTACTTCTAATGTCTTACAGCAAGAATGTACCCAACTCTTAAAGAATTTCTTCCGTAAGCTACGTGCTAGTAAACGTTGAAGAACAGCTAGAAAACAGCCCTACAATTGAGTATA includes:
- the serS gene encoding serine--tRNA ligase — encoded protein: MLDVKRLRRDFTEIRKRLVNRGEDLSALDQFTEKDEVWRKLVQEVEQLKSKRNQVSEEVSRRKRNQEDATALIEEMREVGDQIKEYDEQIRQLDEEIELILLSIPNIPHESVPNGASEDDNIPVRFWGEKPTFNFEPKPHWEIADQLDILDFEAAGKVTGSRFVFYKGLGARLERACINFMLDLHTENHGYKEMLPPYMVNRQSMTGTGQLPKFEEDAFKVADTDYFLIPTAEVPVTNYHRDEILSNDQLPIKYAAFSGCFRSEAGSAGRDTRGLIRQHQFNKVELVKFVRPEDSYDELEKLVNDAERVLQLLGLPYRVMSMCTADLGFTAAKKYDLEVWLPSYNTYREISSCSNFEDFQARRAGIRFRRAPKDKPEFVHTINGSGLAIGRTVAAIIENYQQEDGSILIPEVLRPYMGGKDQIK
- the argF gene encoding ornithine carbamoyltransferase; amino-acid sequence: MTRGIQSRSFLTLQDFTPSEITLLLTTAKQFKQMKMLGIPHRQLEGKNIALIFEKPSTRTRTAFTVACVDLGAHPEYLGKDDIQFGKKESVEDTAKVLGRMFDGIQFRGFSHETVELLAEHAGVPVWNGLTDRCHPTQVLADFLTIEEQLGKLKGVKLVYVGDGRNNVANSLLIGSAKMGLHFTIASPSSLFPEQALVEYAQEVARENQGSIIITDDVKKAVHGADAIYTDVWVSMGEEDLFAERIQLLQPYQVNGELMEATANPYTIFLHCLPAFHDLNTDVGKKIFDQFGLTEMEVTDEVFRSKHSVVFDEAENRMHTIKAVMALTLGR
- the tadA gene encoding tRNA adenosine(34) deaminase TadA, whose product is MEVYRIIPYTDEQWMRLAIQEAMKAEELGEVPIGAILVKDQQVIGRGYNRREIDKDALAHAEIMAISDASRTLGGWRLPDTTLYVTLEPCPMCAGAILQARIPRVVYGTGDPKAGCAGTLYNLLQDERFNHQVQVTSNVLQQECTQLLKNFFRKLRASKR